One Plasmodium cynomolgi strain B DNA, chromosome 12, whole genome shotgun sequence genomic region harbors:
- a CDS encoding probable GTP-binding protein (putative), translated as MLGKPLNKLQRKYLNEKRPNFAPIFLDQLKPRMILYKTAIQVSELPLPKYPEIAFIGRSNCGKSTLINELCGRTNKAKVSKLPGCTKQIHFYKIAKPCLLCLVDLPGYGFAHSKEELRLQWNEFTLFYLKNRKNLKKVFVLIDCRVGLKTSDKELLHFFDRYNIKYQIVFSKCDLLNTKDLAIKIQIANEEIACFKNLEAPIIPLSSLKRQNLSELRREIARYQLNKTIVKNNIVMKINDLIEQRRLRKLSGGAISSVSGSGDVNGVSGIGDVNGVSGAVEGQFNHPTGNPPDGGNTKSKNKSKSKTINVGETLSKDILLSDDTISDALNRWKKLDKPIVDTPFNQYMSCHMKLIINALQEKFLRQCREEFNENDLNIIDEVIEKCGKLGHQNEKLADPSLRQINDTEQLCVNNTQDHYNKGTTYMQNKQRKYKKGLELTEQQLEDDREKKHLWGETIGDKSSKNVSVDLSPWGRSHGGVNKKIDAKENKKTYVRSNETVSEQTWDDEQPMGDNHESYCTNGLEVPHSGGHKNKTDDYSNLPLLSSIDSMELEKELLLDSLLLSDEKKKNKYEYLHCENVKMDNLFEGNKNKSWSDQFKREDYSKVKENILLEEEDTYTPEDYASGLKRSKSGTQNGDILSSYTFNIKDKDTHQIYEKIKSDSYKMYRSRQLENLEIQTSWGTPGQGKNGASPTNRENTGVKKHYIGLKTRSSIIKGTKKLKLFGKKRTNDIVHVPIDLATDYFKLSNNSTVYDKKKNSWNYINSKYNKWLKKMTRKKISTEITSPVKKVDVMVRYAQKQESKYKKEKNKLLMRKKNLGMITKPPNHKKGQKISRNYTLSDEQKIFDREAFFKYRDVQK; from the exons AACAAATAAAGCAAAGGTGAGTAAATTACCAGGATGCACAAaacaaatacatttttataaaattgcCAAGCCTTGCTTGTTATGTCTAGTTGATTTGCCAGGATATGGATTTGCCCATAGTAAGGAAGAATTACGACTACAGTGGAATGAATTTaccttattttatttaaaaaacagaaaaaatttaaaaaaagtttttgtTCTCATTGATTGCAGAGTTGGACTAAAAACAAGTGACAAAGaattgctccattttttcgaccgatataatattaaatatcaGATAGTCTTTAGCAAATGTGACTTACTGAATACGAAAGACTTAGCCATAAAGATTCAAATCGCGAATGAGGAAATCGCgtgctttaaaaatttggaggCCCCAATTATTCCCCTCAGTTCGCTGAAAAGACAAAACTTGAGTGAGCTGCGGAGGGAAATTGCCAGATACCAGCTAAACAAAACCATCGTTAAAAATAACATCGTGATGAAGATCAACGACTTGATCGAACAGAGGAGGTTGAGGAAGCTGTCGGGCGGCGCCATTAGCAGCGTTAGCGGCAGTGGCGATGTTAACGGCGTTAGCGGCATTGGCGATGTTAACGGTGTTAGCGGCGCAGTGGAGGGCCAGTTTAACCACCCCACGGGGAACCCCCCAGACGGGGGCAAcacaaaaagcaaaaataaaagcaaaagcaAAACGATCAACGTAGGTGAGACCCTGTCAAAGGACATACTACTCAGCGATGACACCATTTCGGACGCATTAAAtaggtggaaaaaattggacaaACCGATCGTAGACACACCTTTTAATCAATACATGAGTTGCCACATGAAGCTTATAATAAACGCCCTGCAAGAAAAATTTCTACGCCAGTGCCGTGAAGAGTTTAACGAGAACGACCTAAACATTATTGACGAGGTGATTGAAAAATGTGGTAAACTGGGTcaccaaaatgagaaattgGCGGACCCATCCTTAAGGCAGATAAATGATACAGAACAGTTGTGCGTGAACAACACACAGGATCATTACAATAAGGGGACCACctatatgcaaaataaacaaaggAAATACAAGAAAGGGTTGGAGTTAACCGAACAGCAATTGGAAGATGATAGGGAGAAGAAACACCTTTGGGGAGAGACCATTGGCGATAAATCTAGTAAGAATGTTAGTGTAGATTTATCCCCATGGGGAAGGTCTCATGGAGGAGTCAACAAAAAGATTGAcgcaaaagaaaataagaaaaccTACGTGAGGAGCAACGAAACGGTATCGGAACAGACGTGGGATGACGAACAACCGATGGGAGATAATCACGAATCATATTGTACAAACGGTTTGGAAGTTCCCCACAGTGGTGGgcataaaaacaaaactgaTGATTATTCAAATCTGCCTTTGCTAAGTAGTATCGACTCGATGGAACTAGAAAAGGAGCTACTTTTGGACAGTCTGCTTTTAtcggatgaaaaaaagaagaacaaatatGAGTATCTCCATtgcgaaaatgtaaaaatggataatctatttgaaggaaacaaaaacaaatcaTGGAGCGATCAGTTTAAACGTGAGGATTATTCCAAAGTTAAGGAAAACATTTTattggaagaagaagatacGTATACCCCTGAGGATTATGCAAGTGGGTTAAAGAGGAGTAAATCGGGCACTCAAAATGGTGACATCCTCTCCAGTTACACATTTAACATAAAGGATAAAGACACGCATCaaatatacgaaaaaataaagtcagATTCGTACAAAATGTATAGAAGTAGGCAGCTAGAAAATTTAGAAATACAAACCAGTTGGGGCACACCTGGACaaggcaaaaat GGGGCATCCCCCACGAATAGAGAAAACACCGGTGTGAAGAAACATTACATTGGCTTAAAAACCAGAAGCAGTATTATCAAGGgaaccaaaaaattaaaattatttggtaaaaaaagaaccaatGATATTGTTCACGTTCCGATCGATTTGGCAACGGACTATTTTAAGTTAAGCAACAACTCCACAGTTTAcgataaaaagaagaacagcTGGAATTATATTAACTCCAAGTATAACAAgtggcttaaaaaaatgacccgCAAGAAGATTTCCACGGAAATTACCAGCCCAGTTAAAAAGGTAGACGTCATGGTGAGATATGCACAGAAACAGGAAAGCAAATataagaaggagaaaaacaaactgCTCATGCGGAAGAAGAACTTAGGCATGATCACCAAACCGCCTAATCATAAGAAGGGCCAAAAGATTTCAAGAAATTATACCCTATCGGATGAGCAAAAGATATTTGATAGGGAGGCCTTTTTTAAGTATCGCGATGTCCAAAAGTGA